In the Rhodoferax fermentans genome, GGGTCGACAAACTGGTGCTGGTGGCACCCGATGGTTTTACCAGCCCGGGCGAAGCCTATGGCGAGAAGCCGGAGGTGCCAGTCACGCTGCAACTGATGCGCTTCACCCTGCCCAAATGGCTGCTGCGTTTGAACCTGGCGCCCGCTTACGCCAACACCAGCACGCTGACCGATGCACGAACCACGCTGTACCACGACCTGATGCTGGCGCCCGGTTCGCGCCAGGCGCTGATGGCCCGGTTGCAACAACGGGTGCTGGTGGACCCTCGGCCATTGCTGCAAAGCATCAGTGCCCCCACACTGCTGGTCTGGGGCAAGCAAGATGCAATGATCCCGTTCACCAACGCGGCCGATTACAGCCAAGCCATGCCACACAGCCAACTGCTGGCGCTAGAGGCGGTGGGCCACCTGCCGCAAGAAGAGACGCCCGAACAGTCCTTGCCCGCAGTGCGCGACTTTCTGACTCAAAAACCATAGCTTTCAGCCCAGACAAATCAAGGGCAAAGTCGAATTTTTCTCTATAAAGATGTATCTTGTGCTGGCCCATGTGAGGGGAGGCATAAAAGGCTGTCT is a window encoding:
- a CDS encoding alpha/beta fold hydrolase encodes the protein MWILLLSLWLLWTPDLDRADLERRYLAAPGDLVEVQGMKLHVRDSGPREAPAVLMLHGFGGSLQTWDAWAHALSGSLRVIRLDLPGSGLSAPDQTGDYSDGRSITLILALMDQLQLKRASLVGHSMGGRIAWTLAATHPQRVDKLVLVAPDGFTSPGEAYGEKPEVPVTLQLMRFTLPKWLLRLNLAPAYANTSTLTDARTTLYHDLMLAPGSRQALMARLQQRVLVDPRPLLQSISAPTLLVWGKQDAMIPFTNAADYSQAMPHSQLLALEAVGHLPQEETPEQSLPAVRDFLTQKP